A region from the Streptomyces sp. 3214.6 genome encodes:
- a CDS encoding aldose epimerase family protein — MSEHFGTLSDGTPVHRWTLERAGTRVRVLSYGGIVQSVDVPDRDGRTANVVLGFADLDGYLTHPEPYLGALIGRYANRIAHARFPLDAVTYALEPNNAPGSLHGGARGFDKRVWDVEPVEHGLRLSRVSPHGEEGFPGRLEVSATYTLDASGALRFVYEAVTDAPTVVNLTNHSYFNLGGPGSGDATGHELRLAASRYTPVDADLIPTGELAPVEGGPHDFRTARKTGSGYDHNFVLDKGVTDVAEEVAELHDPATGRVLTVSTTEPGLQVYTADHLGEPFVPCEGVALETQHFPDSPNRPEFPSTVLRPGDVYRSETVYGFSVR; from the coding sequence ATGAGCGAACACTTCGGGACACTTTCCGACGGGACTCCGGTGCACCGCTGGACCCTGGAGCGGGCGGGCACGCGGGTGCGGGTCCTGTCGTACGGCGGAATCGTGCAGTCCGTGGACGTTCCGGACCGGGATGGCCGGACGGCGAACGTGGTGTTGGGCTTCGCGGACCTGGACGGCTATCTCACGCATCCGGAGCCCTATCTCGGCGCGCTGATCGGGCGGTACGCCAACCGGATCGCGCACGCCCGCTTCCCGCTGGACGCGGTGACGTACGCGCTGGAGCCCAACAACGCGCCGGGCTCCCTGCACGGCGGCGCACGGGGCTTCGACAAGCGGGTGTGGGACGTGGAGCCGGTGGAGCACGGGCTGCGGCTGAGCCGGGTCAGCCCGCACGGCGAGGAGGGTTTCCCGGGCCGTCTTGAGGTCTCGGCGACGTACACCCTCGACGCGTCGGGGGCGCTGCGGTTCGTGTACGAGGCGGTCACGGACGCGCCGACGGTGGTGAACCTGACCAACCACAGCTACTTCAACCTGGGTGGGCCGGGCAGCGGGGACGCCACCGGCCATGAACTGCGGCTGGCGGCCTCCCGGTACACGCCGGTCGACGCCGACCTCATCCCGACCGGGGAACTCGCGCCGGTCGAGGGCGGCCCCCACGACTTCCGCACGGCCCGCAAGACCGGGTCCGGCTACGACCACAACTTCGTGCTCGACAAGGGCGTCACCGACGTGGCGGAGGAGGTGGCCGAACTGCACGATCCGGCGACCGGGCGGGTGCTGACGGTATCGACGACCGAGCCGGGGCTTCAGGTGTACACCGCGGACCACCTCGGCGAGCCGTTCGTGCCCTGCGAGGGTGTGGCGCTGGAGACCCAGCACTTCCCCGACTCGCCGAACCGGCCGGAGTTCCCGAGCACGGTGCTGCGGCCGGGGGACGTGTACCGCTCGGAGACGGTGTACGGCTTCTCGGTCCGGTAG
- a CDS encoding SGNH/GDSL hydrolase family protein: MRKRYRHTRAVLAGTTAAVLGLAGCDALGGGDSPAAAGTQARQAKPSPSPASVWDSSPDSVAAVGDSVTRGFDACTVLADCPEVSWATGSSTEVNSLAVRLLGAAKAATHSWNHASSGARMADLPAQMTQAAADKPQLVTVMAGANDACRDSTSAMTSVADFRTQFEDAMSTLRRALPKTQVYVASVPNLKRLWSQGRTNALGKQIWKLGICPSMLGDADALDSAATLRRDTVQKRVEDYNTVLKEVCAKDVRCRFDGGAVYDYRFGTDQLSHWDWFHPSKNGQARLAEIAYRGVTAKAS, encoded by the coding sequence CCACGGCGGCCGTACTGGGCCTGGCCGGATGTGACGCTCTGGGGGGCGGCGACAGCCCCGCCGCCGCGGGCACGCAGGCGCGGCAGGCGAAGCCGTCGCCGTCGCCGGCCTCGGTGTGGGACTCCAGCCCCGACTCGGTCGCGGCGGTGGGCGACTCGGTCACCCGCGGCTTCGACGCGTGTACGGTCCTCGCGGACTGCCCCGAGGTGTCCTGGGCGACCGGCAGCAGCACCGAGGTCAACAGTCTCGCCGTACGCCTGCTGGGCGCGGCGAAGGCGGCCACGCACAGCTGGAACCACGCCTCCAGCGGGGCGCGGATGGCGGACCTGCCGGCTCAGATGACGCAGGCGGCGGCCGACAAGCCGCAGTTGGTGACGGTGATGGCGGGCGCGAACGACGCCTGCCGGGACTCCACCTCGGCGATGACGTCGGTGGCCGACTTCCGGACCCAGTTCGAGGACGCGATGAGCACGCTGCGCCGCGCACTGCCGAAGACGCAGGTGTATGTGGCGAGCGTGCCGAACCTGAAGCGGCTGTGGTCGCAGGGGCGGACGAACGCGCTGGGCAAGCAGATCTGGAAGCTGGGCATCTGCCCGTCGATGCTGGGCGACGCGGACGCGCTGGACTCTGCGGCGACACTGCGGCGGGACACCGTGCAGAAGCGGGTGGAGGACTACAACACGGTGCTGAAGGAGGTCTGCGCGAAGGATGTGCGGTGCCGGTTCGACGGCGGCGCGGTGTACGACTACCGGTTCGGCACGGATCAGTTGAGCCACTGGGACTGGTTCCATCCGAGCAAGAACGGGCAGGCGCGGCTCGCGGAGATCGCCTACCGCGGGGTGACGGCGAAGGCTTCGTAA